A genomic window from Lemur catta isolate mLemCat1 unplaced genomic scaffold, mLemCat1.pri scaffold_66_ctg1, whole genome shotgun sequence includes:
- the LOC123629980 gene encoding ankyrin repeat domain-containing protein 26-like: MRKIFCFGRKKVGPPSGPSSNHGETRVGLEGETGDSAFLQPWYHIREKDLSKIHQAASAGDLAKLERILSLKKKALDARDRKNRTALHLACASGYPKMVTILVDRKCNLNVPDNEKRTALIKAVQCQKEECASILLERGADPNHSDVYGNTALHYAVYHGNLSITEKLLSHGANIEAINKDHLTPLLLAVSGKKEEMVEFLVKKNANVNAVDKMNRYSI; encoded by the exons ATGAGGAAGATCTTTTGCTTCGGGAGAAAGAAGGTTGGGCCGCCCTCCGGCCCCTCCAGCAACCATGGCGAGACCAGGGTGGGCCTGGAAGGCGAGACTGGTGACAGCGCCTTCCTACAGCCATGGTACCACATCCGGGAAAAAGATCTCAGCAAAATTCACCAAGCTGCCAGCGCTGGTGACTTAGCGAAATTGGAGCGGATcctttcactgaagaaaaaggccttggatgccagagatagaaagaacAG GACTGCTCTCCATTTGGCCTGTGCCAGTGGCTATCCAAAAATGGTTACTATCCTTGTGGACAGAAAATGTAATCTCAATGTCCCCGACAATGAAAAAAGGACAGCTCTGATTAAG GCGGTACAATGCCAGAAAGAGGAGTGTGCCAGCATCCTGTTAGAACGTGGTGCGGATCCAAATCACAGTGACGTCTATGGCAACACAGCTCTTCACTATGCTGTCTATCATGGGAACCTGTCAATCACAGAAAAACTCCTTTCACATGGCGCAAATATAGAAGCAATAAACAAG GATCACCTCACTCCACTTTTACTTGCTGTgagtggaaaaaaagaggaaatggtagaatttttggTAAAGAAGAATGCAAATGTAAATGCAGTCGATAAAATGAACAGGTATagtatttag